CCCGACCCGGCGGCGCGGGAATTTGCCGCCGAGGTGTCGCCCCTCCAGGTCATCGCCGACAAAATCCGTGCACTGACACGACCGGAGGACATCTCCCAGGTCATGCAGCAGGTGGAAGGGCTCCTCGATCAGTCGATCGCCACCGAGGGCTACGTGATCCGCGAGCCAAGCTCACCCTTTGACGCCGATCATTGGCTTGATCTGAGCAAAATAGACTTCGAGAAGCTGGCCGAGAAGTTCAAGACGGGCCGCAAGCGTACCGTGAATGAGAAACTCAAGGGGACCGTGGCGCAGAAACTTATGGCGATGGTGCGGCTTAACCGCACACGCATGGATTATATGGAGCGATTTCAGGCGATGATTGATGCCTACAATGCCGGTAGCCTCAACGCCGAGGAGTTCTTCCAGCAACTCATGGCCTTTGCCCGGAGCCTGAATGAAGAAGAGAAACGTGGTATGGGCGAACAACTGGATGAAGAAGAACTGGCGCTCTTCGATCTCTTGACCAAGCCGCAGATTGAACTGAGCGAAGCGGATCGGGAGAAGGTCAAGGCTACGGCCAGGGAGTTATTGGCCACACTCAAACAAAGTAAACTGGTGCTCGATTGGCGCAAGCGTCAGCAGGCCCGTGCCGAGGTACGTGTGACCATCGAGAAACTGTTGGACCAGGGCTTGCCGAGGGTCTATACGCCGAAACTGTTCGAGCAAAAAACGACGGCTGTATTCCAGCACGTCTATGATGCCTACTACGGTGCAGGGCGCAGCATCTATGCGGCGGCATGAAGTGTTGCTTTCACGCCGCCGGTATGTTAGCAAGTGAGAAATTATCTGCGGCGTTTTTCCGGCAGAAGCAAATTTTCCGAGGTGATTTAATTATGGCTGAAATTGTTCCGTTTAAGGCGTTAAGACCCCAAAAGCAATACGTAAAGGCGGTGGCTTCTCATCCCTATGATGTGGTCAACCGGGAAGAGGCGCAGA
The nucleotide sequence above comes from Deltaproteobacteria bacterium. Encoded proteins:
- a CDS encoding DUF3387 domain-containing protein gives rise to the protein PDPAAREFAAEVSPLQVIADKIRALTRPEDISQVMQQVEGLLDQSIATEGYVIREPSSPFDADHWLDLSKIDFEKLAEKFKTGRKRTVNEKLKGTVAQKLMAMVRLNRTRMDYMERFQAMIDAYNAGSLNAEEFFQQLMAFARSLNEEEKRGMGEQLDEEELALFDLLTKPQIELSEADREKVKATARELLATLKQSKLVLDWRKRQQARAEVRVTIEKLLDQGLPRVYTPKLFEQKTTAVFQHVYDAYYGAGRSIYAAA